Proteins encoded within one genomic window of Kibdelosporangium phytohabitans:
- a CDS encoding DNA polymerase domain-containing protein has translation MADEERDGVSLTNLDQALFDGATKRDLVDYLDAMSDRIIPALAGRPLSVIRILRGQGPFMQKNVPKYTPSFVRTVKLWADSSKREITYALCDDRKTLLWFGNQRAVEYHPALRQAGSDHQTHMILDLDPPEGEAFPVVVQAAFLVRQALADSGLSGAVKTSGAKGVHIFVPLEPHDADDVAAATRALAARAERVDPKLATTAYIKEERGGKVFLDSTRAHGATVVAAYSPRLRPGLPVSFPVAWDDLESVSPRDFTVHNAVERLGGQDPWAADMPAPQRLGADLIAEGHTIPVARVAAMHEGKRRKRAREEAGKDE, from the coding sequence ATGGCCGATGAAGAGCGGGACGGCGTGTCGCTGACCAATCTCGATCAGGCGCTGTTCGATGGCGCGACCAAACGCGACCTGGTCGACTACCTGGACGCGATGTCCGACCGGATCATCCCCGCGCTGGCGGGCCGCCCGCTCTCGGTCATCCGGATCCTGCGCGGGCAGGGCCCGTTCATGCAGAAGAACGTCCCGAAGTACACGCCGTCGTTCGTGCGCACGGTCAAGCTGTGGGCCGACTCGTCCAAGCGTGAGATCACGTACGCCCTGTGCGACGACCGCAAGACCTTGCTGTGGTTCGGCAACCAGCGCGCGGTGGAGTACCACCCGGCGTTGCGGCAGGCGGGATCGGACCACCAGACGCACATGATCCTCGACCTCGACCCGCCGGAGGGAGAGGCGTTCCCCGTTGTCGTCCAAGCGGCTTTCCTCGTCCGCCAGGCATTGGCGGACTCCGGGCTGAGCGGCGCGGTGAAGACCAGCGGGGCGAAGGGCGTGCACATCTTCGTGCCGCTCGAACCGCACGACGCGGACGACGTCGCCGCGGCGACGCGTGCCCTCGCCGCCCGCGCCGAACGCGTCGACCCGAAACTCGCGACGACCGCGTACATCAAGGAAGAGCGCGGCGGCAAAGTGTTCCTGGACTCCACGCGGGCACACGGCGCGACGGTCGTCGCCGCGTACAGCCCGCGCCTGCGGCCAGGACTGCCTGTGTCGTTCCCGGTCGCATGGGACGACCTGGAATCCGTGTCACCGCGGGACTTCACCGTGCACAACGCTGTCGAACGACTCGGCGGCCAGGACCCGTGGGCCGCGGACATGCCCGCGCCGCAACGGCTCGGCGCCGACTTGATCGCAGAAGGACACACGATCCCGGTCGCCCGCGTCGCCGCGATGCACGAAGGCAAGCGCCGCAAGCGCGCTCGTGAAGAAGCCGGGAAGGACGAGTAG
- a CDS encoding serine/threonine-protein kinase, translating to MQRIVGDRYELVRPLGRGGMGEVWLGRDHRLDRDVAVKLLRPSVLPVGADVETLISRFSREARMTAKLENPGVPAVYDAGTDEDDLYLVMQLIGGADLAEFQAENEPVPVGWVIAIGAQIAAVLVAAHAAGLVHRDLKPRNVMITDNGEIKVLDFGIALLRDVDMTRITRTSEAVGTPAYMAPEQAMHGQSSPSSDLYSLGCVLYELLTGRYVFEANTALAMMHRHYTDVPEPVLSLRPDTGQPLADLVGRLLAKHPGHRPASAGEVHDVLMSLMPPARAGGPLIPMDPTRPFRDKLATPRPPFRQLPTPPPVSPVDPPTLPASRTPAPLMPVAPVLQSAPPMPTARPYPPRADLRPVDTPGRRLGEGVLLGFPCLVFGLAIDDLVRKGTVVEPYAMALFVALPLFFGLRMRKRRLRLPYHWSPGPFGRHALPPRHTVLAERVLERFLLIFGAVVLIGLLAQPKLLIQDDGTRSIGVIGMLTVSLVIFVPGLLMRQRRLGRPYPWVP from the coding sequence GTGCAGCGCATCGTCGGTGACCGGTACGAACTCGTCCGGCCACTGGGGCGTGGCGGGATGGGCGAGGTGTGGCTGGGCAGGGATCACCGGCTCGACCGCGACGTCGCGGTGAAACTGCTGCGCCCCAGCGTTTTGCCCGTTGGCGCGGACGTGGAGACGCTGATCAGCAGGTTCAGCCGCGAGGCGCGGATGACCGCGAAGCTGGAGAACCCCGGGGTTCCCGCGGTCTACGACGCGGGCACCGACGAGGACGACCTGTACCTGGTGATGCAGCTGATCGGCGGGGCGGACCTCGCCGAGTTCCAGGCGGAGAACGAGCCGGTGCCGGTCGGCTGGGTGATCGCCATCGGCGCCCAGATCGCCGCGGTGCTCGTCGCGGCGCACGCGGCCGGCCTGGTGCACCGCGATCTCAAGCCCCGCAACGTGATGATCACCGACAACGGCGAGATCAAGGTGCTCGACTTCGGCATCGCCCTGCTGCGCGACGTGGACATGACCCGGATAACCCGCACGTCGGAAGCGGTCGGCACGCCCGCGTACATGGCCCCCGAACAGGCCATGCACGGCCAGTCCAGCCCCAGCAGCGACCTGTACTCGCTCGGGTGTGTGCTCTACGAGCTGTTGACGGGCCGTTACGTGTTCGAGGCGAACACGGCGTTGGCGATGATGCACCGCCACTACACCGACGTCCCGGAACCGGTGCTGTCACTCAGACCCGACACGGGACAGCCGCTGGCGGACCTCGTCGGCCGATTACTCGCCAAGCACCCCGGCCACCGGCCTGCGTCGGCGGGCGAGGTCCACGACGTGCTGATGTCGCTGATGCCACCGGCGCGCGCGGGCGGGCCGCTGATCCCGATGGACCCGACCAGGCCGTTCCGCGACAAACTCGCCACACCGCGCCCGCCTTTCCGGCAACTGCCGACACCACCGCCGGTCTCGCCCGTGGACCCGCCGACCCTGCCGGCCAGCCGCACTCCGGCGCCCCTGATGCCCGTGGCGCCCGTGTTGCAGTCGGCGCCGCCGATGCCCACTGCGCGGCCGTACCCGCCCCGGGCCGACCTGCGACCCGTCGACACCCCGGGCCGCAGGCTCGGCGAAGGGGTACTGCTGGGCTTCCCGTGCCTGGTGTTCGGGTTGGCCATCGACGACCTCGTCCGCAAGGGCACCGTCGTCGAGCCGTACGCGATGGCCCTGTTCGTCGCACTGCCGTTGTTCTTCGGTTTGCGCATGCGCAAACGGCGCCTGCGGCTGCCGTACCACTGGTCACCCGGCCCGTTCGGCCGGCACGCCCTGCCACCGCGCCACACCGTTCTGGCCGAACGGGTGCTGGAACGTTTCCTGCTGATCTTCGGCGCGGTGGTCCTGATCGGTCTCCTGGCCCAGCCGAAGCTGCTCATCCAGGACGACGGAACGCGCAGCATCGGCGTGATCGGCATGCTCACCGTGAGCCTGGTGATCTTCGTACCGGGACTGCTGATGCGCCAGCGCAGGCTCGGCCGTCCCTATCCCTGGGTGCCGTAG
- a CDS encoding ABC transporter ATP-binding protein — MTAGGGMPGGGGFESMILRRRRGRRLPSTVADSGLTGPVEIPDPEPPDQPKDLRSRLQRLRESVSGTARALPRVFRLSWQASRPLTVTLVIVTVVSGLIPTATAYVAKILMDAVVEAIQIHATGRPDQTVLHIPLAGDQTVTSVGKIVGIAAFQLVIFVVQSVTTMLTTVSQQLLQERMTLTIRHQVMDHASRLHLSFFEDSASYDLLRQADREAPMRPMSMMSSALGLGRMAITFTSMIALLITVSPVLAIVALLAPVPLFISQSKYGAQSFILSYLVSPIRRRMDYLSSLVTTDTYAKEVKLFGLGPYLVDRFERLGKVYYERQRGMIRKKNVAGTLWGLLSTVAGSAIYLYIALRAVTGELTLGDLALYTAAAASVQSSVGGLFGSFSGMYENNLYLDTLYRFLDTKPEISRPESPAELPDPLHGHITFDRVTFSYPGADEPALKDVSFDIQPGETVAVVGKNGAGKSTLIKLLCRLYDPTGGRILLDGVDIRTLDPVDLQRRISAMFQDHVSYQATAAENIGLGDLDHLTDRPVIEKAAGRAGIADRIDRLPRGYDSPLGRWFDEGVSLSGGEWQKIALGRAFLREVPILVLDEPTSALDAQAEHDLFVRLRQLAEGRTTLYISHRFSTVRQADRIILLEHGKLLEQGTHAELMELDGGYAELFTLQAAAYLDA; from the coding sequence ATGACAGCGGGCGGCGGGATGCCGGGCGGCGGCGGTTTCGAGTCCATGATCCTGCGGCGCCGCAGGGGCAGGCGGCTGCCGTCCACGGTCGCCGACAGCGGGCTCACCGGGCCGGTGGAGATCCCCGACCCCGAACCGCCGGACCAGCCCAAGGATCTGCGGTCCCGGTTACAGCGGCTGCGGGAATCGGTGTCCGGGACCGCCCGCGCGCTGCCTCGCGTGTTCCGTTTGTCCTGGCAGGCAAGCAGACCGCTGACGGTCACGCTCGTGATCGTCACTGTCGTGAGTGGACTCATCCCGACCGCGACCGCGTACGTGGCGAAGATCCTGATGGACGCCGTGGTCGAGGCCATCCAGATCCACGCGACCGGCCGCCCCGACCAGACCGTGCTGCACATCCCGCTGGCCGGCGACCAGACCGTCACCTCGGTCGGCAAGATCGTCGGCATCGCGGCCTTCCAGCTCGTCATCTTCGTCGTCCAGTCGGTCACGACGATGCTCACCACGGTCAGCCAGCAGTTGCTGCAGGAACGGATGACGCTGACCATCCGCCACCAGGTGATGGACCACGCGAGCCGGCTGCACCTGTCGTTCTTCGAGGACTCCGCTTCCTACGACCTGCTGCGCCAGGCCGACCGGGAGGCGCCGATGCGCCCGATGTCGATGATGAGCTCCGCGCTCGGTCTCGGCCGGATGGCGATCACGTTCACCAGCATGATCGCCCTGCTGATCACCGTGAGCCCGGTGCTGGCCATCGTCGCGCTGCTCGCGCCGGTCCCGCTGTTCATCTCGCAGTCCAAGTACGGCGCGCAGTCGTTCATCCTGAGCTACCTCGTCTCGCCGATCCGCAGGCGGATGGACTACCTGTCCTCACTGGTCACCACGGACACGTACGCCAAGGAGGTCAAGCTCTTCGGCCTCGGCCCGTACCTGGTCGACCGGTTCGAACGACTGGGCAAGGTGTACTACGAGCGGCAGCGCGGGATGATCCGCAAGAAGAACGTGGCCGGCACGCTGTGGGGGCTGCTGAGCACGGTCGCGGGTTCGGCGATCTACCTCTACATCGCGCTGCGGGCCGTGACGGGCGAGCTGACGCTGGGCGACCTCGCGCTGTACACCGCGGCCGCCGCTTCGGTGCAGAGTTCGGTCGGCGGGCTGTTCGGCAGCTTCTCCGGGATGTACGAGAACAACCTGTACCTGGACACGCTGTACCGCTTCCTGGACACCAAACCCGAGATCAGCCGTCCCGAGTCCCCGGCCGAACTGCCCGATCCGCTGCACGGCCACATCACCTTCGACCGCGTCACGTTCAGCTACCCCGGCGCCGACGAGCCCGCGCTCAAGGACGTCAGCTTCGACATCCAGCCCGGCGAGACCGTCGCGGTGGTCGGCAAGAACGGCGCGGGCAAGTCGACGCTGATCAAACTGCTGTGCCGGCTCTACGACCCGACCGGCGGCCGGATCCTGCTGGACGGCGTCGACATCCGCACGCTCGACCCGGTCGACCTGCAACGCCGGATCAGCGCGATGTTCCAGGACCACGTCAGCTACCAGGCCACGGCGGCGGAGAACATCGGGCTCGGCGACCTCGACCACCTGACCGACCGCCCGGTGATCGAGAAGGCGGCCGGGCGGGCCGGGATCGCCGACCGGATCGACCGCCTGCCACGCGGGTACGACAGCCCGCTGGGCCGGTGGTTCGACGAGGGCGTCAGCCTCTCCGGCGGTGAGTGGCAGAAGATCGCGCTGGGCCGGGCGTTCCTGCGCGAGGTGCCGATCCTGGTGCTGGACGAGCCGACGTCGGCACTGGACGCCCAGGCCGAGCACGACTTGTTCGTCCGGCTGCGGCAGCTGGCCGAGGGCCGGACCACGCTGTACATCTCGCACCGGTTCTCCACGGTCCGCCAGGCCGACCGGATCATCCTGCTGGAACACGGCAAGCTGCTGGAGCAGGGCACGCACGCCGAGCTGATGGAACTCGACGGCGGCTACGCGGAGCTGTTCACGTTGCAGGCCGCCGCGTACCTGGACGCCTGA
- a CDS encoding SAM-dependent methyltransferase, with amino-acid sequence MSNEAAITAADIARLAGVGRAAVSNWRRRYEDFPAPVGGTPNSPLFTLAEVERWLRDQGKLQMVSPWERLWQLLEAHRGDQEPADVLAAIGDFLLRRTDGTPVAPALLNEVATLANEHGALTTAEALWERFVQTNARWMAVTAPDTARLMAELTGLSTGVVLDPACGGGSLLAAVAGRTGGPVHCLGQEIDHGLAALARTRLDLRGVPAEIATADSLLHDAYPGRLADAVVCDPPVGERQWGHEDLLHDPRWEYGIPPRMESELAWVQHALAHVKPGGLVAILMPPSAAARRSGRRIRAELLRRGALRAVLALPGPVHLWMLRKPGQPADPQVLVLEATTAEWDRAAALAVAAWRAFDAPDGAAEDEPGVSRVIPVLDLLGEEVDLTPARNLPISSAPDTAEKLLAGHRELTARLSGLAPLLPTLDWTGRAQQHRPMTTVAELIKTGALSLLQSDVPQNPPGDAVPLLEVPDVLADRPASRRISREHAANAVRVLAGDVVMPTAGHKLVARVVTDPGAVLGRGLCLLRPNPDVLDSWFLAGFLGGSANSRQASTHLSAAARLDVRRCEVPRMPLAEQHRYAAVFSALGTFGTAVGRAGALAEQVVQATVDGLVDGLVAPEKT; translated from the coding sequence GTGTCGAACGAGGCTGCCATCACGGCGGCGGACATCGCCAGGCTGGCCGGAGTGGGCCGGGCCGCGGTGAGCAACTGGCGCCGCAGGTACGAGGACTTCCCCGCACCGGTCGGCGGAACGCCCAACAGCCCACTGTTCACGCTCGCCGAAGTCGAGCGGTGGCTTCGTGACCAGGGAAAACTCCAGATGGTCTCGCCGTGGGAGCGGTTGTGGCAGCTGCTGGAGGCCCATCGCGGTGACCAGGAACCCGCCGACGTGCTCGCCGCCATCGGTGACTTCCTGCTGCGGCGCACCGACGGCACTCCTGTGGCACCCGCGTTGCTCAACGAGGTGGCCACGCTCGCCAACGAACACGGCGCGCTCACCACCGCCGAAGCGCTCTGGGAGCGGTTCGTGCAGACCAATGCCCGGTGGATGGCGGTGACGGCACCGGACACGGCCCGGCTGATGGCCGAGCTGACCGGCCTGTCGACCGGCGTCGTGCTCGACCCCGCCTGCGGCGGCGGCTCACTGCTCGCCGCGGTCGCGGGCCGGACCGGCGGCCCGGTGCACTGCCTCGGCCAGGAGATCGACCACGGCCTCGCCGCGCTCGCCCGCACCCGGCTGGACCTGAGGGGCGTGCCCGCCGAGATCGCGACGGCGGACTCACTGCTGCACGACGCCTACCCCGGCAGGCTCGCCGACGCGGTCGTCTGCGACCCGCCGGTCGGCGAACGCCAGTGGGGACACGAGGACCTGTTGCACGACCCGCGCTGGGAGTACGGCATCCCGCCGCGGATGGAATCCGAACTGGCCTGGGTCCAGCACGCGCTCGCCCACGTCAAACCGGGCGGGCTGGTGGCCATCCTGATGCCGCCGTCGGCGGCGGCCCGGCGATCCGGCCGCCGGATCCGCGCTGAACTGTTGCGGCGCGGTGCCTTGCGGGCCGTGCTGGCCCTGCCCGGCCCGGTGCACCTGTGGATGCTGCGCAAACCGGGACAACCGGCGGACCCGCAGGTGCTCGTCCTGGAAGCCACGACAGCCGAATGGGACCGGGCCGCCGCGCTGGCCGTGGCCGCGTGGCGCGCCTTCGACGCGCCCGACGGCGCCGCCGAGGACGAGCCGGGTGTGTCGCGGGTGATCCCGGTGCTCGACCTGCTCGGCGAGGAGGTCGACCTCACCCCCGCGCGCAACCTGCCGATCTCCTCCGCACCGGACACCGCGGAGAAACTCCTGGCAGGGCACCGGGAGCTGACCGCGCGCCTCAGCGGGCTGGCGCCGCTGCTGCCGACGCTGGACTGGACCGGTCGCGCCCAGCAGCATCGGCCGATGACCACGGTCGCCGAACTGATCAAGACGGGTGCGCTGAGCCTGCTGCAGTCCGACGTGCCGCAGAACCCGCCCGGGGACGCCGTTCCGCTGCTCGAGGTACCCGACGTCCTGGCCGACCGGCCCGCTTCCCGCCGGATCTCCCGTGAACACGCTGCCAACGCGGTCCGGGTGCTCGCGGGCGACGTCGTGATGCCGACCGCCGGGCACAAACTGGTGGCGCGGGTCGTGACCGACCCGGGCGCGGTCCTCGGCCGCGGCCTGTGCCTGTTGCGCCCCAACCCCGACGTGCTGGACTCCTGGTTCCTCGCCGGGTTCCTCGGCGGCTCGGCGAACTCGCGGCAGGCGAGCACCCACCTGTCCGCGGCGGCGCGCCTCGACGTGCGGCGGTGCGAGGTTCCCCGGATGCCGCTCGCCGAGCAACATCGCTATGCTGCGGTGTTTTCCGCGCTGGGGACGTTCGGCACCGCAGTCGGCCGCGCCGGAGCCCTCGCCGAACAGGTCGTTCAGGCTACTGTGGATGGTCTGGTCGACGGTCTGGTGGCGCCGGAGAAGACTTGA
- a CDS encoding PLP-dependent aminotransferase family protein, translating to MADEWSSSLDVHLDWTPGTGRKGLAKAVRAAIRDGRWRPGAVVPSTRALAHDLGVARGTVTRVYSDLAAEGYLQSSQGAPTRVATAGAEALSQPRPTSAREPVMRWNLLPGRPDSALFPRDVWLAATKRVLQHTHNETFGYGEPRGSSVLRATLSAYLARSRGVLADPARIVVCAGFSHAMTVLGHALQQVGIGEMAFEDPSFHRFRDLAAAAGQRITTVPVDGDGMRVAELTSPAVVVTPAHQSPIGVTLAPDRRTALTRTGAVIVEDDYDGEFRYDRQQVGALQALAPERVIYAGTASKTLAPSLRLGWLVLPRSLVDPVIAALASSGAQPPLPTQLVLADMISTGAYDRHVRRCRIEYRSRRDRLAAALPPHLIPQGISAGLHLMVPLSEDAEAQVPAVARRHSLDIATVAPMVVQRKQHGLIVGYGAPSKNAFTGALEALLAVLHELRG from the coding sequence ATGGCAGACGAGTGGTCCAGTTCGCTCGACGTGCACCTGGACTGGACACCGGGGACGGGCCGCAAGGGCCTGGCGAAGGCGGTCCGCGCGGCGATCCGGGACGGCCGCTGGCGTCCCGGCGCGGTCGTGCCCTCGACCCGGGCGCTGGCGCACGACCTCGGCGTGGCAAGGGGAACGGTCACGCGCGTGTACTCGGACCTCGCGGCTGAGGGCTACCTCCAGTCCAGCCAGGGGGCGCCGACCCGGGTGGCGACGGCGGGCGCGGAGGCGTTGTCGCAGCCGCGGCCGACGTCGGCGCGCGAACCCGTGATGCGGTGGAACCTGCTGCCCGGCCGCCCGGATTCGGCCCTGTTCCCCAGGGACGTCTGGCTCGCGGCGACCAAGCGGGTGCTCCAGCACACGCACAACGAGACCTTCGGCTACGGGGAACCACGCGGTTCGTCCGTGCTGCGAGCGACCTTGTCGGCGTATCTCGCCCGCAGCCGGGGCGTGCTGGCCGATCCCGCCAGGATCGTGGTCTGCGCGGGTTTCTCGCACGCGATGACCGTGCTCGGGCACGCGCTGCAGCAGGTCGGCATCGGCGAGATGGCGTTCGAAGACCCGTCGTTCCACCGGTTTCGCGACCTGGCCGCGGCGGCCGGGCAGCGGATCACGACCGTGCCGGTGGACGGCGACGGGATGCGCGTGGCCGAGCTGACCAGCCCGGCGGTGGTGGTGACCCCGGCGCACCAGTCCCCCATCGGCGTGACCCTGGCGCCTGACCGCCGGACAGCGTTGACACGGACCGGCGCGGTGATCGTCGAGGACGACTACGACGGCGAGTTCCGCTATGACCGTCAGCAAGTCGGTGCCCTGCAAGCACTCGCGCCGGAACGGGTGATCTACGCGGGGACCGCGAGCAAGACGCTGGCCCCGTCGCTGCGGCTCGGCTGGCTGGTGCTCCCCCGCTCACTCGTGGACCCCGTGATCGCCGCGCTGGCGTCCAGCGGCGCCCAGCCGCCGCTGCCCACCCAGCTGGTGCTGGCCGACATGATCAGCACGGGCGCGTACGACCGGCACGTGCGCCGCTGCCGGATCGAGTACCGGTCGCGGCGCGACCGGCTGGCCGCCGCGTTGCCCCCACACCTGATCCCGCAGGGGATCTCGGCCGGACTGCACCTGATGGTGCCGCTGTCCGAAGACGCCGAGGCCCAGGTCCCCGCGGTCGCCCGCAGGCATTCCCTGGACATCGCGACGGTCGCACCGATGGTGGTGCAGCGGAAACAGCACGGTTTGATCGTCGGATACGGTGCCCCGTCGAAGAACGCGTTCACCGGCGCGCTGGAAGCGTTGCTGGCCGTACTGCACGAGCTGCGGGGTTAG
- a CDS encoding aminoglycoside phosphotransferase family protein has protein sequence MLTAITSEGRVWLKAPGPATVFEVRLYSVLSELVPERVLAPIAIDTDRGWLPLPDGGTTLRESGPDPTTGMLAALPRYGELQRKLAAHVDSLLATGVADMRAEATAERFDQAVAAVRRRPHDTGAVAAIIARRAEVAERADRLARAYVAPSLDHNDLHPGNVFVAGGRTVFYDWGDSVVAHPFASMLVAVRVMRDSYGADDRTVTRLRDSYLEAFSDLAPHRELVEQLDTACWVAHVARTLVWERALGTMDDPGDWAAAPLHTLSGLIADNWLKV, from the coding sequence GTGCTCACCGCGATCACATCCGAAGGCCGCGTCTGGCTCAAGGCTCCGGGCCCCGCGACGGTCTTCGAAGTCCGCTTGTACTCCGTGTTGTCCGAGCTTGTCCCGGAGCGGGTGCTGGCGCCGATCGCGATCGACACCGACCGCGGCTGGCTGCCGCTGCCCGACGGCGGGACGACGTTGCGGGAAAGCGGACCGGACCCCACCACGGGCATGCTGGCAGCCCTGCCGCGATACGGCGAGCTGCAGCGGAAGCTCGCGGCGCACGTGGACAGCCTGCTGGCCACCGGTGTGGCCGACATGCGCGCCGAGGCCACGGCGGAACGTTTCGACCAGGCGGTCGCTGCTGTCCGCAGGCGGCCGCACGACACCGGCGCCGTGGCGGCGATCATCGCCCGGCGCGCGGAGGTGGCCGAGCGGGCCGATCGGCTCGCTCGCGCGTACGTCGCACCCAGCCTGGACCACAACGACCTGCATCCGGGGAACGTGTTCGTGGCCGGCGGGCGGACTGTGTTCTACGACTGGGGCGACAGTGTGGTGGCGCATCCGTTCGCCAGCATGCTCGTGGCCGTTCGAGTGATGCGCGATTCCTACGGCGCGGACGACCGTACGGTCACGCGGTTGCGTGACAGCTACCTGGAGGCGTTCAGTGACCTCGCGCCACACCGCGAACTGGTCGAACAGCTCGACACGGCCTGCTGGGTCGCGCACGTCGCACGGACGTTGGTCTGGGAACGCGCGCTGGGCACGATGGACGACCCCGGTGACTGGGCTGCCGCGCCGCTGCACACGTTGTCCGGGCTGATCGCCGACAACTGGCTTAAGGTATGA
- a CDS encoding TetR/AcrR family transcriptional regulator: MTPEKRRAMIVQAVLPLLVEHGHTVTTSQIARAAGIGEATVFRAFADKDELLKACLTEALRADNAVAAIEAIPLEAPLAERLAEAAAALAAHMERMGALFGALRASGFQRERGQHPRRPGQDAIREAVAELFEPERDSLRVAPYQLAAMFTGLLMMRSRMGDEKPETADMIDVLLNGAVR; encoded by the coding sequence ATGACCCCGGAGAAGCGCCGGGCGATGATCGTGCAGGCGGTGTTGCCGCTGCTGGTCGAACACGGTCACACGGTGACCACCAGCCAGATCGCCCGCGCCGCGGGCATCGGCGAGGCGACGGTGTTCCGTGCGTTCGCCGACAAGGACGAGCTGCTCAAGGCGTGTCTCACGGAGGCGCTGCGCGCGGACAACGCGGTCGCGGCGATCGAGGCCATTCCCCTGGAGGCGCCACTCGCCGAGCGGCTGGCGGAGGCCGCGGCCGCGCTGGCGGCGCACATGGAACGGATGGGCGCGTTGTTCGGGGCGTTGCGGGCCTCCGGCTTCCAGCGTGAACGCGGGCAGCATCCCCGGCGCCCCGGGCAGGACGCGATCCGGGAGGCGGTCGCCGAACTGTTCGAGCCCGAGCGCGACTCCCTGCGTGTCGCGCCCTACCAACTGGCCGCCATGTTCACCGGCTTGTTGATGATGCGGTCGCGCATGGGCGACGAGAAACCCGAGACCGCCGACATGATCGACGTCCTGCTCAACGGGGCCGTCCGATGA
- a CDS encoding SAM-dependent methyltransferase has translation MPHDLPEIDPTVPSIARVYDAFLGGKDHYEVDRQVYQQILQLAPESARTGREARYWLIRAVRFLAGGAGIDQFLDLGSGLPTAENTHQAVQRVNPEAQIVYVDNDPMVAAHGRALLEENDRTHFVVGDLRQPDVLLQDPTVTRYLDWSRPLALIQCNTLHHVADSYDPAGLMAKYIDALPSGSYVAISHLFDPADGSSRAELAKEVQARFMALMDTCVFRTREQISAFFKGTDLVDPGLAHPFEWWPDGPLTNARVDGDYLLLTGVARKP, from the coding sequence ATGCCCCACGATCTGCCGGAGATCGACCCGACGGTGCCGAGCATCGCGCGCGTCTACGACGCGTTCCTCGGCGGCAAGGATCACTACGAGGTCGACAGGCAGGTCTACCAGCAGATTCTCCAGCTGGCCCCGGAGTCGGCGAGAACGGGCAGGGAAGCGCGGTACTGGCTGATCAGGGCGGTGCGGTTCCTGGCGGGCGGCGCGGGCATCGACCAGTTCCTGGACCTCGGCTCGGGCCTGCCGACCGCCGAGAACACCCACCAGGCGGTCCAGCGGGTCAACCCCGAGGCCCAGATCGTCTACGTCGACAACGACCCGATGGTCGCGGCACACGGCCGGGCGCTGCTCGAGGAGAACGACCGGACGCACTTCGTCGTCGGCGACCTGCGCCAGCCGGACGTCCTGCTGCAGGACCCGACCGTGACCCGGTACCTGGACTGGTCCAGACCGCTGGCGCTGATCCAGTGCAACACCCTGCACCACGTCGCTGACAGCTACGACCCGGCGGGCTTGATGGCCAAGTACATCGACGCGCTGCCGTCCGGCTCGTACGTCGCCATCTCGCACCTGTTCGACCCGGCGGACGGCAGTTCCCGCGCCGAGCTGGCCAAGGAGGTCCAAGCCAGGTTCATGGCGCTGATGGACACGTGCGTGTTCCGCACCCGCGAGCAGATCTCGGCCTTCTTCAAAGGCACGGACCTGGTCGACCCCGGCCTGGCCCACCCCTTCGAGTGGTGGCCGGACGGCCCGCTGACCAACGCCCGCGTGGACGGCGACTACCTGCTGCTCACCGGGGTCGCCCGCAAGCCGTGA
- a CDS encoding class I SAM-dependent methyltransferase yields MDLCCGSGKALVDAAPQLPGGTISGLDLVDQFTTATAANVTLIAAPVSAWQPEDRYDLITCVHGLHYIGDKLGTLTRVAQWLAPDGVFVANFDADAVRDSDGSPLNITKALRTAGFDYNARTRRIRKHGPRTTPFPWKYLGADKSAGPSYTGQPAVHSYYGTQG; encoded by the coding sequence CTGGATCTCTGTTGCGGCAGCGGGAAAGCGCTCGTCGACGCGGCCCCGCAGCTGCCCGGCGGCACGATCAGCGGGCTGGACCTGGTCGACCAGTTCACGACCGCGACCGCGGCCAACGTGACCCTGATCGCCGCCCCGGTGTCGGCGTGGCAGCCCGAGGACCGGTACGACCTCATCACGTGTGTGCACGGCCTGCACTACATCGGGGACAAACTGGGGACGCTGACCCGTGTGGCCCAGTGGCTGGCGCCGGATGGCGTGTTCGTCGCCAACTTCGACGCCGACGCCGTCCGCGACAGCGACGGCAGTCCGTTGAACATCACGAAAGCCCTGCGGACAGCGGGTTTCGACTACAACGCCCGGACGCGGCGGATCCGCAAACACGGGCCGCGCACCACGCCGTTCCCGTGGAAGTACCTCGGTGCCGACAAGTCAGCGGGCCCCAGCTACACGGGTCAGCCCGCCGTGCACTCGTACTACGGCACCCAGGGATAG